In Juglans regia cultivar Chandler chromosome 13, Walnut 2.0, whole genome shotgun sequence, the DNA window TCGCTCCATGTCTTCTGAAAGCATTTGGACGAATGAAGGTGATCCTTGTGTCCCAACTCAGTGGGAATGGGTAACCTGTAGCTTAACCCCTCCACCGAGAATTACAAAAATGTAAATTCTCCATACTTTCTTACTGACAATTCTGATTCAATATTTAGTATGCTGTGATCAGTCCATATATGCTATACAATATGAAAATCCAAGTATCTTCAATGGAATTCTATCAGTAACACTCTGAATCTATATTCTGATCAGTACAATGTCATTAATCCATTTTACCAACATTGTACTTAATGCCGTATCCAACAAATCAAAACATCTGAAAGGATGACTTATACAAGGCAAGATACCTGAAGTGCTCTAAAGCAAGTGCTCTCCATGATACCTGAAGTGCTGATCTGAATTAGCCACCAGGATCAGACAACTAACTCACCTCTGAACAAATAGCAATGATAAGTCGGTTGTCAACTGATGCATCCAAAAAACTCACTTGTTTTAGGTTTTAATGGAAGATGTTGTTAATTACCGGACAAACTTGTAATGTCAGTGCAATAGGTGAATCCATGTAAAAACCATTTTGATAGATGAAAAAAAGAGTTAAGGTTATATGTAGCAAAGCTAAGTTACATATAAACAATAAACATTGTGACTTATTTAAAGAGCTGAATTATGGAGGGAATCTCTCACATGTTGTACAGCGACCTATCAAGAAAGAATGTGAAGGGTGCAATCCCATATGAGCTCAACGACATGGAGGCCTTGACAGAGTTGTAAGTGCAAATCTGCTTTACAATGGACTTGCTCTACTTGAACAATTGATTTCTTCTGCTCTGACCGCTCTCTTTTTCTTAGGTGGTTGGATGGTAATTTCCTCACAGGTCCACTCCCTGACATAAGTAATCTTATCAATTTAAAGATTCTGTAAGCCTTCAGTTCAAActttaattatacaaatttaaaatgatcACACCAATTATCTCAgggattttttttccctattttaTTATTGGTGAATATGCAGGCATCTAGAGAACAACCAATTGAGTGGTCCACTACCTTCTTCCCTTGGCAGTTTGTCAAACTTACAAGAAGTGTATGTAGCCATATGGTTCTTTTTTAAAGTTCTGCTATTGAGCTAGAAACATTCACAATTCATTTTATTCTAGGGGGATCATTTTCAGGAAATGGCTTTAACCTGCCATGATTTATTATCAGCAAGATTGCCCTAATAAATGTGCATTTTGCAGTAACTTTTGAAATCTATATATGCTAGGTACATACAAAACAACTCTTTTACCGGGGAAATACCACGCGGACTCTTAAGTGGGAAAGTCGATTTTCAGTAAGTATGCTTCTATGTTTGGCCGTCAATTGTGGAAAAGAAAACTAAGAGTATTTGAAACTCTGAAAGAAAGTACCAATGGAGATATTTTAAACATGAGGGTCCCAAATAAGCAAGCATAGGGAATTCATTAATAGTTGCACAACTTTCTCTTGCAGATATGGAGATAATCCCAAACTGCATAAAGGGGCACAGAACAAGAAGCATTTTAAGCTGATACTTGGAATTTCGATTGGAGTGCTTGTAATTCTGTCAGTTCTCTTCTTGGGAAGTTTATTATTTATGCGAAGTTTTCGAAGAAAGACATATCAAAAGAAAAGCGATATTGCAAAAGGTTTGTATGCTTATAAATTCCATCTTGTATTGTCCATGTGAAGGTGCGCAGATTTCCTTAGTTCAGCATTTGTTTTGTGTTCATCAGGTGATTCTAAGCGTAGCAGCACCAAaccttcaaccacatattcAATTGCCCGTGGAGCGCATTTAGTGGATGACGGCATAACTTACTATATTGCACTCTCTGAACTAGAAGAAGCTACCCAAaacttttcaaagaaaattggCAAAGGAAGCTTTGGATCTGTCTTTTATGGGAAAATGAAAGACGGAAAAGAGGTGGCAGTTAAGATCATGGCAGATCTGACCAGCCATGGAAACCAGCAATTTGTGACTGAGGTAGTGTCAGATAATAGATAAATAGTTCCAACAATCATACTTTTGGATATACTATCAAATGATGATTGCAAAAGTTTTCATGAATACAAGTTCATTTACAAGGCAACATACTTGCAGGTAGCCCTCTTGTCAAGAATTCACCATAGAAATTTGGTTCCATTAATTGGATACTGTGAAGAAGAACATCAATGTATTTTGGTATATGAGTATATGCACAATGGAACCTTGCGGGATCGCATACATGGTCACCTCTTGTACTCTTGCTTCAtagaaatattctttttattcatCTATCATTCTTCTCAGCTGCTGCTAAATGATTTGTTAAAAAGATACTAAATTTGTTGACAGATTCTGCAAACCAGAATCGCTTAGACTGGCTTGCTCGTCTTTATATAGCAGAAGATGCAGCTAAAGGTTTGATATGGAACTTACTGCTAGTTCATGCACATTTCATTTCAAGTTTACAGTAAAAAAACAAGTTCAGATGTTTGTAGGTCTGGAGTACTTGCACACTGGATGCAACCCAAGCATCATTCACCGAGATGTAAAAACAAGCAATATTCTCTTAGACATCAATATGAGAGCAAAAGTGTCAGACTTTGGACTTTCAAGGCAAACTGAAGAAGATTTAACCCATATATCAAGTGTGGCACGAGGAACAGTAGGCTACCTGGATCCTGAGTAAGCCATAAATACTTAGAATATATGCATAATCAATTACATGTTTCCTCGTGAATGATCTTAGTTAATAATGCATATCCTCTCTTCCAGGTACTATGCAAATCAGCAATTGACTGAAAAGAGTGATGTTTACAGTTTTGGGGTTGTTCTCTTGGAATTGATCTCTGGAAGAAAGCCTATTTCCCCAGAAGTATATGGTCCTGAAATAAACATTGTTCACTGGGTATGAAATTTGCATAATATCCTTCATATTAGAGTGTCTTAGGAATGAATCTAACATAAATATACCGAAAATCCAGAGACTAATATTGTGATTGAACATATTGACATATATCAGAAGCTTTACAAAAACTGCATCTTGCAGGTGAAGTACTAAAAATGGAAATTCAATATCAATGTTTTGTCACTCAAAATTTTGCTCTAAATGATAGTAAATCAAACCTGTTGTTTTTGCAGGCAAGGTCTTCGATTCGTAAGGGGGATATTATTAGTGTCATAGACCCTTTCCTGGTAGGAAATGTCAAGATCGAGTCCGTTTGGAGGATTGCTGAAGTTGCTATCCAATGTGTTGAACAACAAGGGGTTTCCAGGCCAAGGATGCAGGAAATCATTTTGGCCATACAGGATGCTATCAAGATTGAGAAGGGAACTGAAGGCAACCAAAAGATCGTGTCACCAGGTACTTCCAAGGCACAAACTTCAAGAAAAACTTTGCTGACGAGTTTTCTTGAGATCGAGAGCCCCGACTTATCAAAGGTTCCTTCAGCAAGATAATCTTGCAGCAGCACCCCACCTCGAGAATATACAATCAGTGTAACATGTAATCTATATCATCTTTAACAAATGATTTTGCTTCTGCCTAGATTGACAACACGGTTTTGTTCTGTTCTTCATCATCTCTTATCAAACTGTAATCCTTTTGCCCTCATAGAATTATGTATCAAAGGTTTTAGGTGATTGATGTATCAAGGGTTTTGGATGAACATCTTGGTATTCTCTTTCCTTTATTCCCTCATGTTTCCATGCATATATGTTAGTGATggaaaatcttataaaatttgaCTTGACtacatatttttgtttaagtgggatattttgtattttttagaatttttgtgtgtaaattttttttttttttaagtggaaAACAAGTACTTGGAGAGGATTACATgtattttctcataaatttaATTAGAGTAGCTGGTGTTAACTAACAACCCCTTCACAATTGTTAAGCTCTTTCTGGATTGTCTCATCAATTCAATTGGGGGTAGGTGTGATGAGGCTTGGCTTGTGGTCCAGTTAGTAGACTAGTGGTGCAGAGCTGCACCCAACTCTTGTTTCTGTGTTTTGGGTGGGCCCAAACCTTCCCTTCAGCGCCAATTTCTTTTTGGCATTAAAAAAAGCATTAGGTTTATATTTATTAGCGCGACCATGAACTAGTTTTAGTTGGATATAGCTGTACTACCCTACCAGCATTATTTAGTTATTAATTTAGATTATAGACAAATGGAATAATTAAGAGTTGTGTTacgtatagttatttttatatattttattaatgtgattatctaaaataatcattttatattaaaaaaaagtgacacaaacaatcacattagtagagtgcataaaaaatatgtaaaagtaattgcacataaaattttcggaAAAGAAATGACATCtctaaaaatgatatttatagttatagagtGCACAAGGATCGTGTactacttttaaaaaagaatgagatctactattttttaataatagatttcactctttttcaaaataaatagacGCTTATATAACTTatgattgtatctagcattacttgttaactatttaagatcaatctctAAACTCTCATTTGTATATGGGTGGAATGCCCATCCagttttacccttttttttttttgctaatattttatttcttttattttaaatatttattattttttaatctaataattattggcctctaaaatctatttttatttattttttaatttttataattaggtGATAGATATGGAATTGAAATCTCACGTGTTAACTCTTGATCAATTGATACATGACAACTTATTTCGCTAGCGGATATAACAAGAGACTCGAATATTAATTTCTAAAGATTCATGGTCCTGCAAAAACAATAAacctaatgatttttttttaaaaaaaaatggataatcAATTATGTAATTAATCCTTAACTAAATTAGATCTTTAAAATGCATTTAGAAAACAATAATATGAGTTGTACAAGTAAGatatactttatataaaataaaattgcacaCTCGATTTGACCCCAATTTAAGGGATTTCCTCGTATCAACTACCTATCTGCCCGTCACCTAAACAATACTTGAATTAGGTATAGAGATAATTGCAACTTTAAATAGAAGccttaaaaaaagtaatgttgaattaattttattaaaaaattaattttatttatataaatttcatatctatttatttgcttaaaataattatatattttatgattataaatattatttttttaaataataatcagTAGGATTTGACATTTCGGAtcgaatattattaaaattctgcagcataattaattaattataagcaaAGCAATATAGAAATAGCAAATTGacaatattaaaagaaaagaaaaaaagccaaCCACAAAACCAAGATTAATGATAGCAATGACTTAACGTGGGGTatcccataaaataaaataaaaaaagaaaaaagaaagactgGCATTGTATCCGTCCTTATCATCACTATCTTATCAGACAAGAAAACGCATTCTCACACGTATGATTTCTCTGACCATAAAAGAACGAAGCAAAACCAGAGCCGCCCTTAAatcagaaaagataaaaaagaaagttggaTTCACATATCTTTCTCTCGCTTATGTGTTTGTCTTTTGGTGGAGATTAGGTTCGGAGAAGTTATTTTACTTTCCCAAAATATTCTGAgagataaagaaagaaagataggTGCTTGACATCAATTCTGAGGCGAAGGTCTTTGCCTTTTTGTATGCTTCTGTCTCTGTGAAGAAACAGAGGTAAGAGATGGAGATGATGTATTATCAGCTTGCTGGGTCGTCTTACCAGGACTCGCTGAAAGTCTTGGAGGCTGATATACAGCATGCTAATTCTTTGTGagtttagtttgttttttttcttttccctttcagTTGTTGTGATTGTATTTTCGACTCCAgtttgttctgtttctgttttccTGAAGTGGCTAGTTTTCtgtttttgtatattattacGTTCCTTTTCATGTACCAGTTTGTATACTAAGCTTTCAACTTTTGATGCTCAATATGTGGTAAATTGTTTAGCTTGCTCGCTAATTGAgggcaaaagaaaaataaaaagaagtagTGAGCGTTAACTTATCTGTTTCCTCTGGGAGTTTTACAAGGAAAACCAAAAGGGTCCACTGATTGGGACTTTTTCATGCTTGGTACCTACCTATAATTCCTCTGGTTCAGATAATTTATGAGTGGGTGATTAGGTTGAAATGTAAAGCTAGATTGCTTTATTTGATATACTTTTGTCTAAATTTAGGATTCTGGGTGTTTAGGGCTGCTGCAATACCAAGAGCCAAGGGTGGTGCGCATCTTCAAATGAAATTGGTGTATAATCACTTGGCTCCCCTCTTTCTGTTTTTGCTACAGTGGATGGATTGTTCTTGCACATGTCTACTACCCAGATATCTAAATCTGTTCCACATACTTGTATACAAGGTTGGTTCCTTTATTTTTTGGCCTGTTGTAGCTGTTTTTAACAAAGTTTTCAGCTGTTGTTTTAAGTAATTTGAGCATGAAGTTTTTGGTTACCCTCTTCTATTATTTAGGTTTATGCAGATGGTAGACCAAATATATCAACGCATGGAAGGAAGGCGAAAATTAGAGACTTTTATGGTATGTAAgttacctaattattattttcttatattcttATGAGGAAAAAAGTTAACAAATTTCCACTTTTTTACGGTTTATGAATACATACTCATGTTCAATGAAAACCAAATTGTAGCTGTTATATTGCCATCCCTTCGAAGGCTCCATGGTAGCTTGGAGGAGTTGAAAGTTACCAAAGAAGGGAATCTTGGCATTGAAACTTCTGGCAAAAAGAGGGTGGAAGGAGATGGAAGACTTGCCAATGTCGATTTGGAGAGAGAAGACGAATGTGGGATTTGCTTGGAGCCTTGCACCAAAATGGTCCTGCCTAATTGCTGCCATGCAATGTGCATCAAATGTTATCGCAATTGGTAACTACTAATGTTGCATCTCTTTTTCCTAGTGCACTAATGTTGTGAATAATAGATAATTGTGATTTACTCTTATGGTGTTCTTTCCAAATTTGCAGGAACACAAAATCAGAGTCCTGCCCTTTTTGTCGGGGTAACCTAAAGAGAGTCAAATCAGAAGACTTATGGGTGCTCACATGTGGTGACGATGTTGTTGATGCCGAAATGGTTTCCAGGGAGGACCTGTTGCGTTTCTACCTTTACATCAACAGCCTGCCAAAAGATTATCCAGATGCCCTTTTTGTAGTTTATTATGAATATCTGATTTGattcaaagtaaataaaatgagCAATGTACATGCTACAGACAGAAAAGGCCGACCTTCAATTGTGGAAAGAGTCTGGTAAGGGAATTCTCTGGGATTCTTACACAGAATAACAAGTTCTGCATTTTGCTTGTTTCACCATTATGAACATCAGTGGAAAGCACTCCTctgattaattgtaaatttattgtaTTTGGAATTGCAGTTTATTTTAGTAATCTGAaatatttgaggaaaaaatgCACATGAAAAGGTGCATATTATCAGGAAAACGTCTGGTATTTTGCTCTTTGAACAGTTATGACTCTGAAGAGAGAAAGCTATGGGATACATGTTCAGAAGTTTTCTTGATATGTTCCTGTGTGGTTAGCTCTTTTGTGCTATTTGATCTTATAAATCTTATGATCTGCCTTTAATTTGTGGAGATGGAGGCTAAAccttaggggttggctcaagtggaaagggccttggtcttggggcaAGGTTAGAAACTTGGGtgtaaacaatttctaggggccacaTCACATCCCATTGCTTAAAAGCTGATGATTTACTTGATCCGTGTGATGCGGGCACATTACATGAATCTGGGGTTTAACTGGGTAGAAGACATGTTGTGTTTGCTCGATTTCCGAATTCCTCGTTATCAAAAAATTTGTGGAGATGGGTGCATTCTGAAAGttacttatttgtttattagaATTATGTTTTGGCATAAAGTATATCAATGTTTTAGGTCTAATTCTTCTGGCTTTTAATTTGTAACTAGGTATTTTCTTTGTATACTTCCATTGTACT includes these proteins:
- the LOC108981152 gene encoding E3 ubiquitin-protein ligase AIRP2-like isoform X1, with translation MEMMYYQLAGSSYQDSLKVLEADIQHANSLAAAIPRAKGGAHLQMKLVYNHLAPLFLFLLQWMDCSCTCLLPRYLNLFHILVYKVYADGRPNISTHGRKAKIRDFYAVILPSLRRLHGSLEELKVTKEGNLGIETSGKKRVEGDGRLANVDLEREDECGICLEPCTKMVLPNCCHAMCIKCYRNWNTKSESCPFCRGNLKRVKSEDLWVLTCGDDVVDAEMVSREDLLRFYLYINSLPKDYPDALFVVYYEYLI
- the LOC108981151 gene encoding probable LRR receptor-like serine/threonine-protein kinase At1g67720, with translation MGSFPYFLVIFPLFLSSAVCQVEEFLSLDCGGTSNYTDRSTGLPWTSDMGFMSRGKSAEVENPRGNLVQYQRRREFPIDGKKYCYTLMTRERRRYLVRATFQYGSRENEETYPQFQLYLDATKWSTVSILDASRIYVKEAVIRAPSDSINVCICCATTGSPFISTLELRPFNLSMYATDFEDNFFLEVAARLNFGAPSEDPLRYPDDPYDRIWESDLVKRQNFLVGVAPGTERINTSKNVNIRTREYPPEKLMQTAVVGTKGKLSYRLNLDDFPANARAYAYFAEIEDLGANETRKFKLAEPYTQDYSNAVVNIAENANGSYTLYEPSYMNVTLDFVLSFAFVKTRDSTRGPLLNAMEISKYVKIDSKTDGQDLIVVNALRSMSSESIWTNEGDPCVPTQWEWVTCSLTPPPRITKIDLSRKNVKGAIPYELNDMEALTELWLDGNFLTGPLPDISNLINLKILHLENNQLSGPLPSSLGSLSNLQEVYIQNNSFTGEIPRGLLSGKVDFQYGDNPKLHKGAQNKKHFKLILGISIGVLVILSVLFLGSLLFMRSFRRKTYQKKSDIAKGDSKRSSTKPSTTYSIARGAHLVDDGITYYIALSELEEATQNFSKKIGKGSFGSVFYGKMKDGKEVAVKIMADLTSHGNQQFVTEVALLSRIHHRNLVPLIGYCEEEHQCILVYEYMHNGTLRDRIHDSANQNRLDWLARLYIAEDAAKGLEYLHTGCNPSIIHRDVKTSNILLDINMRAKVSDFGLSRQTEEDLTHISSVARGTVGYLDPEYYANQQLTEKSDVYSFGVVLLELISGRKPISPEVYGPEINIVHWARSSIRKGDIISVIDPFLVGNVKIESVWRIAEVAIQCVEQQGVSRPRMQEIILAIQDAIKIEKGTEGNQKIVSPGTSKAQTSRKTLLTSFLEIESPDLSKVPSAR
- the LOC108981152 gene encoding E3 ubiquitin-protein ligase AIRP2-like isoform X2 produces the protein MKLVYNHLAPLFLFLLQWMDCSCTCLLPRYLNLFHILVYKVYADGRPNISTHGRKAKIRDFYAVILPSLRRLHGSLEELKVTKEGNLGIETSGKKRVEGDGRLANVDLEREDECGICLEPCTKMVLPNCCHAMCIKCYRNWNTKSESCPFCRGNLKRVKSEDLWVLTCGDDVVDAEMVSREDLLRFYLYINSLPKDYPDALFVVYYEYLI